Proteins found in one Oscillospiraceae bacterium genomic segment:
- a CDS encoding HAMP domain-containing sensor histidine kinase — MTIRRQWLLVLTMTAVLAVLINSLILSSLINKYFLTYSTENYNNHISQIEQLAASALKDGGITQQQLSVQLESHLDDPIVSIKLYDADGTLVAEAENKPGNGYGMGSAMRKNSEETETYQITDGDTVLGTLNVARYSSLRDSQVSVMFKTSLLQNSLISFAVVFAVLIVIGLFVSRRLSRDLTSTASQALSIDMEGYEAQKPSKVREIRVIQSGLDTLHDRLKIKQIGRKRTVDELVHQTRTPLTILQAHLEGLEDGITTWSDDEIKVFRAQIDNISSIVSNMSMLIDADRPVQELHSEEIDLHALLGQIIDGLKIQFEKKRIDLRILNSQKILIKTDQYKLSQCIYNLITNAYKFTPPDGKVEISYETADANILIHIKDTGIGIAEEDLPHLFDAYYRGHNSAESSGDGLGLYVVKENLEQMGGTIGVQSKPGEGSTFTIALPI; from the coding sequence TTGACCATCAGGCGGCAGTGGCTTCTGGTGCTGACCATGACGGCGGTGTTGGCCGTTTTGATCAATTCGCTGATTCTGTCTTCGTTGATCAATAAGTACTTTTTAACATACAGCACCGAAAATTATAACAATCATATCAGCCAGATCGAGCAGCTTGCGGCCAGCGCTTTAAAAGACGGCGGCATTACGCAGCAGCAGCTCTCGGTTCAGCTTGAATCGCATTTGGACGACCCGATTGTCAGCATCAAATTATATGACGCTGACGGAACGCTGGTTGCCGAGGCGGAGAATAAACCCGGCAACGGTTACGGGATGGGCAGCGCGATGCGCAAAAACTCCGAAGAGACCGAAACCTATCAGATCACAGACGGCGATACGGTTTTAGGCACCCTGAATGTTGCGCGGTACAGTTCCCTGAGAGATTCACAGGTCTCGGTAATGTTTAAAACGTCTCTGCTTCAAAACAGTTTAATCTCGTTCGCAGTCGTGTTTGCGGTGCTGATTGTCATCGGTTTGTTTGTGAGCCGGAGACTGAGCCGCGATCTAACAAGTACGGCGTCGCAGGCGTTGAGTATCGACATGGAGGGTTATGAAGCGCAAAAGCCGTCAAAAGTGCGGGAGATCCGGGTGATTCAATCGGGACTTGACACGCTGCACGACCGGTTGAAAATCAAACAGATCGGCCGGAAAAGAACCGTGGACGAATTGGTTCATCAAACCAGAACGCCGCTGACGATTTTACAGGCCCATTTGGAAGGTCTTGAGGACGGAATTACAACCTGGTCGGACGACGAGATCAAAGTGTTCCGGGCACAGATTGACAATATCTCGTCCATCGTCTCGAACATGAGCATGCTGATCGACGCCGACAGACCGGTGCAGGAGCTTCATTCCGAGGAGATCGACCTGCACGCGCTGCTCGGGCAAATCATCGACGGTTTAAAAATCCAATTCGAGAAAAAGCGAATTGACCTTAGAATATTGAATAGTCAGAAAATTTTAATAAAAACCGATCAATATAAACTGAGCCAGTGCATCTACAATCTAATTACGAATGCCTATAAATTTACGCCGCCGGACGGCAAAGTCGAGATTTCCTATGAGACGGCAGATGCGAATATCTTGATTCACATTAAAGATACCGGAATCGGAATTGCCGAAGAAGATCTTCCGCACCTGTTCGACGCCTATTACAGAGGGCATAACTCCGCCGAGAGCAGCGGAGACGGTCTGGGGCTTTATGTCGTGAAAGAAAATCTGGAGCAGATGGGCGGCACAATCGGCGTTCAGTCAAAGCCGGGCGAGGGCAGCACGTTTACGATTGCGTTACCGATATAA